A single genomic interval of Streptococcus suis harbors:
- a CDS encoding PTS sugar transporter subunit IIB → MGIVLVRVDQRLVHGIVVTQVTKSVNAKRIMVIDDQISQDENQKAIMRMSKPAGTGMSIISVETAVQNILAGKYEDHNVLVVVRDISVIVKLVERGVFLPKIQLGIIFEREDRERFTKSVSLNPQEQLELQALSLEGVPIIFQFTPTDKEEAFDKYVKK, encoded by the coding sequence GGTATTGTAGTCACTCAGGTTACTAAAAGTGTTAATGCTAAGCGTATAATGGTCATAGACGATCAGATTAGTCAGGACGAGAATCAAAAAGCTATAATGCGTATGAGTAAACCAGCTGGAACAGGGATGTCTATTATTAGTGTAGAAACAGCAGTTCAAAACATTTTAGCAGGGAAATACGAAGATCATAACGTTTTAGTTGTTGTACGAGACATATCAGTAATCGTTAAGCTAGTTGAGAGAGGTGTTTTCCTTCCAAAAATTCAGTTAGGAATTATCTTTGAGAGAGAAGATAGAGAAAGGTTTACAAAGAGTGTTTCCTTGAACCCGCAAGAACAGTTAGAGTTACAGGCACTTTCTTTAGAAGGGGTACCTATAATATTCCAGTTCACTCCTACTGACAAAGAAGAAGCTTTTGATAAATATGTAAAAAAATAA
- a CDS encoding PTS mannose/fructose/sorbose/N-acetylgalactosamine transporter subunit IIC, with translation MAEIIQNVLIILLPAYALIDNRGATIINHWPITVGLFAGIIMGDVPAAMTIAGTFQLMSLGVAALGGSSVPDYALATVVSIFLHARTNVELGTAVVIGLPVGILALNLDVLTHTLNSFVANKSKSFMLEGKFTSMKLVNWISILMVALQAIIPMVILVAFGPKLISGIVDSVPAWITTGLNVAGGMLPVIGVVMLMRYMPLKKFFWAVLIGFVFSGYVGLPILAISMIGLAMASIYYMNEKKLSSHLTSEAKFDEGGLFDE, from the coding sequence ATGGCAGAAATAATACAAAATGTTTTAATAATTCTTCTACCGGCATACGCCTTAATTGACAATAGAGGAGCAACTATTATCAATCACTGGCCGATAACGGTTGGTTTGTTTGCAGGCATCATAATGGGAGATGTTCCTGCTGCTATGACTATTGCTGGAACTTTTCAATTAATGAGTTTAGGGGTTGCAGCTTTGGGAGGATCATCTGTTCCGGACTATGCACTAGCAACAGTAGTATCTATTTTTCTTCATGCTAGAACCAATGTTGAACTAGGGACAGCAGTAGTAATTGGACTACCAGTAGGTATTTTAGCGCTCAACCTTGATGTTCTTACCCACACATTGAATTCTTTTGTAGCAAATAAATCTAAGAGTTTCATGCTTGAAGGAAAGTTTACATCAATGAAATTGGTAAACTGGATTAGTATTTTGATGGTTGCTCTGCAAGCTATTATTCCTATGGTCATTTTGGTAGCTTTTGGTCCGAAATTGATTAGTGGAATTGTTGACTCAGTACCAGCTTGGATTACTACTGGTTTAAATGTTGCAGGAGGAATGCTTCCAGTTATTGGGGTAGTAATGTTGATGAGATATATGCCACTAAAAAAATTCTTTTGGGCGGTACTAATTGGTTTTGTTTTTAGCGGATATGTCGGACTTCCGATTTTAGCGATATCTATGATTGGTCTTGCGATGGCATCTATTTATTACATGAATGAGAAGAAGCTATCATCACATTTAACATCGGAGGCTAAATTTGACGAAGGGGGACTTTTCGATGAATAA